A genomic region of Miscanthus floridulus cultivar M001 chromosome 3, ASM1932011v1, whole genome shotgun sequence contains the following coding sequences:
- the LOC136545801 gene encoding histone-lysine N-methyltransferase family member SUVH9-like, protein MRREGLGNFGAEEEAREGGQGSLVMEMDVEESSPSSSPMSSPAGSSDSIDLNFLPFLKREPKSEPASPELGPLPLPGPPTQTPPQQHAAAPAPAPEASVPLPPATPDLSSAPVMAPLQSLPPNQDVDALLQEYYRLASLYVSSTGSGAIVPAPAPEAAAPAVVQSASGSVVKKRRPRSSDLVRVSSLGVQDQIYFRDLVRRARITFECLRGLLLRDDERAESLGLAGVAGFGVARERRRVRADLRAAALMADHDLWLNRDRRIVGPMPGISVGDAFFFRMELCVLGLHGQVQAGIDYVTAGRSASGEPIATSIIVSGGYEDDDDHGDVLVYTGHGGRDPNLHKHCVDQKLEGGNLALERNMAYGIEIRVIRAVKSRRSPVGKVYFYDGLYKVVDYWLDRGKSGFGVYKYRMLRIEGQEPMGTVNYRVAEQLKVDVLAIRPTGYLSFDISMGRETLPVALFNDVDDDQDPLLFEYLARPIFPTSAVQGKFAEGGGGGCDCAGICSIGCNCAGRNGGEFAYDKTGTLLRGKPLVYECGPYCRCPPSCPNRVSQKGLQHRLEVFRSRETGWGVRSLDLIKAGTFICEFSGIVLTHQQSEIVAANGDCLVRPSRFPPRWLDWGDISDVNPDYVAPDHPAIPELNFAIDVSRARNVACYFSHSCSPNMFVQFVLFDHYNASYPHLMIFAMENIPPLRELSIDYGMVDEWVGQLTM, encoded by the coding sequence ATGCGCCGCGAGGGTTTGGGGAATTTTGGAGCGGAGGAGGAGGCAAGGGAGGGCGGGCAGGGAAGTTTGGTTATGGAAATGGATGTGGAGGAATCCTCGCCGTCTTCGTCGCCGATGTCGTCTCCGGCCGGGTCGTCGGATTCCATAGACCTCAACTTCCTGCCGTTCCTCAAGAGGGAGCCCAAGTCGGAGCCGGCGTCACCAGAGCTCGGGCCCCTGCCGCTGCCTGGGCCCCCGACCCAGACGCCGCCGCAACAGCATgcggcggctccggctccggctcctgagGCCTCGGTGCCTCTGCCTCCAGCGACTCCTGACCTCTCGTCCGCGCCGGTGATGGCGCCGCTGCAGTCGCTGCCACCTAACCAGGACGTGGACGCGCTCCTTCAGGAGTACTACCGCCTCGCGAGCCTCTACGTCTCGTCTACGGGGTCCGGGGCGATCgtcccggcgccggcgccggaggcGGCCGCACCGGCGGTGGTGCAGTCCGCGTCCGGGTCCGTCGTGAAGAAGCGCCGGCCGCGTTCGTCGGACCTCGTGCGGGTCTCCTCGCTCGGCGTGCAGGACCAGATCTACTTCCGCGACCTCGTGCGCAGGGCGCGCATCACTTTCGAGTGCCTCCGCGGGCTGCTACTCAGGGATGACGAGCGCGCCGAGTCCCTCGGCCTCGCGGGCGTCGCCGGGTTCGGCGTTGCCAGGGAACGGCGCCGCGTCCGCGCGGACCTGCGCGCCGCAGCCCTCATGGCGGACCACGACCTCTGGCTCAATCGCGACCGCCGCATCGTGGGGCCGATGCCCGGGATCTCGGTGGGCGACGCCTTCTTCTTCCGCATGGAGCTCTGCGTGCTTGGCCTCCATGGCCAGGTGCAGGCAGGAATTGATTATGTCACTGCAGGGAGGTCTGCATCTGGGGAGCCTATAGCCACATCTATAATTGTATCTGGTGGgtatgaggatgatgatgatcacgGCGACGTACTTGTGTACACTGGGCATGGTGGCCGTGATCCCAACCTCCACAAGCATTGCGTTGATCAGAAGCTGGAGGGCGGCAATCTTGCGCTCGAGCGCAACATGGCTTATGGTATTGAGATTCGTGTAATCCGTGCTGTCAAGTCAAGACGAAGCCCTGTTGGTAAGGTATACTTCTACGATGGCCTCTACAAGGTTGTCGACTACTGGCTCGACCGTGGGAAATCTGGGTTTGGTGTTTATAAGTATAGAATGCTGCGCATTGAGGGCCAAGAGCCCATGGGTACTGTCAATTATCGAGTAGCTGAACAGCTTAAGGTGGATGTGTTGGCTATAAGGCCAACAGGGTATTTGAGCTTTGATATCTCCATGGGCCGAGAGACCTTGCCAGTTGCACTCTTCAatgatgttgatgatgatcaGGACCCACTCTTGTTTGAGTATCTGGCACGGCCAATATTTCCTACCTCTGCTGTCCAGGGGAAGTTTGCtgaaggtggtggtggtggttgtgatTGCGCTGGGATTTGCTCAATTGGATGTAACTGTGCAGGGAGGAATGGTGGCGAGTTTGCATATGATAAGACTGGAACCCTGCTACGAGGCAAGCCACTGGTATATGAGTGTGGGCCATACTGTAGGTGCCCACCTAGTTGCCCCAACAGGGTTAGTCAGAAGGGGCTTCAACATAGGCTTGAGGTATTCCGGTCAAGGGAGACTGGGTGGGGAGTTCGGTCTTTGGATCTCATTAAGGCTGGCACATTCATTTGTGAATTCAGCGGGATTGTCCTTACTCACCAGCAGTCAGAGATTGTGGCAGCGAATGGCGATTGCCTGGTGCGTCCAAGTAGGTTTCCTCCAAGGTGGTTGGATTGGGGTGATATATCTGATGTGAACCCTGATTATGTGGCTCCAGACCATCCTGCTATTCCTGAGTTAAACTTTGCAATTGATGTGTCAAGGGCAAGGAATGTGGCATGCTATTTCAGCCACAGTTGCAGTCCAAACATGTTTGTCCAGTTTGTGCTGTTTGATCATTACAATGCGTCTTACCCCCacctcatgatctttgccatGGAAAACATTCCACCATTGAGGGAGCTAAGCATTGACTATGGGATGGTTGATGAATGGGTTGGACAGTTAACCATGTAG
- the LOC136541696 gene encoding uncharacterized protein, with product MAGVDAARYAHSPAHHAVAARDHAALRRVLDALPRARRPEEIRTEADSVAEEARAEAVSAVIDRRDVPGRETPLHLAVRLCDATAAEMLMAAGADWSLQNEQGWSALQEAICAREEALARVIVRHYQPLAWAKWCRRLPRVVAAMHRMRDFYMEITFHFESSVIPFISRIAPSDTYSVWKRGANLRADMTLAGFDGFKIQRSDQTILFLGEGSEDGKVPPGSLFMINHKDKEIMNALEGAGAPASEAEVQQEVTAMSQTNIFRPGIDVTQAVLLPQLTWRRQERIEAVGPWKAKVYDMNHVVVSVKSRRVPGAMTDEEFFSSCNDNDTESEGFDDVLTEEEKKQLEAALKMDSPDAGGESDSFAGPRHSCVEPREREIPIEDMSVSGIGESKHDKKGWFSNWGKRSQVSKPEGVKKMAPPRSSLCVDEKVSDLLIESPSNVQTRPGRHSVDVVRADDNRRIRERGNRRHVASAENEHRRKEGSKESEYKKGLRPVLWLSPNFPLRTEELLPLLDILANKVKAIRRLRDLLTTKLPPGTFPVKVAIPVVPTIRVLVTFTKFEELQPLEEFTTPPSSPDNSKSPAVQPSSSSWIQWIKAPYRQNFSTAPGPSSRVEDIQDPFAIPSDYVWTTPEEKKKKTQEKKNKSKKGRNGA from the exons ATGGCCGGCGTCGACGCCGCCAGGTACGCGCACAGCCCGGCGCACCACGCCGTGGCGGCGCGGGACCACGCCGCGCTGCGCCGCGTGCTGGACGCGCTCCCGCGGGCGCGCCGGCCCGAGGAGATCCGGACGGAGGCGGACTCCGTCGCCGAGGAGGCCCGCGCCGAGGCCGTCTCGGCGGTCATCGACCGCCGCGACGTGCCGGGGCGGGAGACGCCGCTCCACCTCGCCGTGCGCCTCTGCGACGCCACGGCGGCCGAGATGCTCATGGCGGCCGGCGCCGACTGGAGCCTGCAGAACGAGCAGGGCTGGAGCGCGCTCCAGGAGGCCATCTGCGCTCGCGAGGAGGCCCTGGCGCGCGTCATCGTGCGCCACTACCAGCCCCTCGCCTGGGCCAAGTGGTGCCGCCGCCTTCCCCGCGTCGTCGCCGCCATGCACCGGATGCGGGACTTCTACATGGAGATCACCTTCCACTTCGAGAGCTCCGTCATCCCATTCATCTCCCGCATCGCGCCCTCCGACACCTACAGTGTCTGGAAGCGCGGCGCCAACCTCCGCGCCGACATGACCCTCGCCGGTTTCGATGGCTTCAAGATCCAGCGCTCCGACCAGACCATACTCTTCCTCGGGGAGGGTTCGGAGGACGGCAAGGTGCCGCCGGGTTCACTGTTCATGATCAACCACAAGGACAAGGAGATTATGAACGCGCTGGAGGGGGCAGGCGCCCCGGCCTCAGAGGCAGAGGTCCAGCAGGAGGTCACTGCAATGTCACAGACCAACATCTTCCGTCCGGGGATCGACGTCACCCAAGCGGTGCTGCTCCCGCAGCTCACATGGCGGCGCCAGGAACGGATAGAGGCCGTTGGCCCATGGAAGGCCAAGGTGTATGACATGAATCATGTGGTTGTCAGTGTCAAGTCAAGGAGGGTCCCGGGGGCGATGACGGATGAGGAATTCTTCTCATCTTGCAATGACAATGATACAGAGAGCGAGGGGTTTGATGATGTTCTGACAGAGGAGGAGAAGAAGCAGTTGGAGGCCGCTCTAAAAATGGATTCTCCAGATGCCGGTGGGGAGTCCGACTCATTTGCTGGTCCTCGACATAGTTGCGTTGAGCCAAGGGAGAGGGAGATACCGATTGAGGACATGAGTGTTTCTGGAATTGGAGAGAGTAAGCATGACAAGAAAGGTTGGTTCAGTAATTGGGGAAAGAGAAGTCAGGTTAGCAAGCCAGAAGGGGTGAAGAAGATGGCACCTCCAAGGAGCTCGCTCTGTGTAGATGAGAAGGTGAGCGACCTCCTCATTGAATCACCCTCAAATGTACAAACAAGACCAGGAAGGCATTCGGTAGATGTAGTCAGAGCAGATGACAACAGAAGGATCAGGGAAAGGGGTAATAGGAGACATGTTGCTTCTGCGGAGAATGAGCATAGGCGCAAAGAAGGTTCCAAAGAAAGCGAGTATAAGAAAGGACTAAGGCCTGTTCTCTGGCTCTCTCCAAATTTCCCTCTTCGGACTGAGGAGCTGCTGCCATTGCTTGATATTCTTGCAAACAAGGTGAAGGCAATTCGTCGTTTGAGGGATCTACTTACAACAAAACTCCCTCCAGGAACATTTCCAGTCAAG GTTGCTATTCCAGTTGTGCCTACAATCAGAGTGCTTGTGACATTCACAAAATTTGAAGAGCTACAGCCGCTGGAGGAGTTCACCACACCACCTTCAAGTCCTGACAACAGCAAGAGCCCAGCAGTGCAGCCTTCTTCAAGCTCCTGGATTCAGTGGATCAAGGCGCCTTACCGCCAGAACTTCTCGACGGCACCGGGCCCAAGCAGCCGCGTGGAGGACATCCAGGACCCATTTGCCATTCCTTCCGATTACGTGTGGACAACACCtgaagagaagaaaaagaagacacAGGAAAAAAAGAACAAGTCGAAAAAAGGCAGGAACGGGGCATAG